Proteins encoded together in one candidate division WOR-3 bacterium window:
- a CDS encoding ribonuclease HI family protein — MSETPSLAYLVEVDGSARYNPGPAGIGIRILRPDQSVLKEISRFIGIKTNNQAEYEALITALQEIRTLCPNQPVIIKTDSELVYRQLKGEYRVRDKNLKVLYEQARQLLNLLPEVQIVFCPRDQNKATDKLAKSASDKFGSRYEKKEP, encoded by the coding sequence TTGAGCGAAACTCCTTCTTTAGCCTATCTGGTTGAAGTGGACGGTTCGGCGCGTTATAACCCCGGGCCCGCCGGAATCGGCATAAGGATATTGCGGCCAGACCAGAGCGTCCTAAAGGAGATTAGTCGTTTTATCGGCATAAAGACCAACAATCAGGCAGAGTACGAAGCGCTCATCACCGCATTGCAGGAAATCCGTACCCTCTGTCCCAATCAACCCGTAATAATCAAAACCGATTCCGAACTTGTCTATCGCCAGTTAAAGGGTGAATATCGGGTCCGGGACAAAAACCTGAAAGTACTTTACGAGCAGGCACGACAACTTCTTAATCTACTGCCCGAAGTACAAATTGTATTCTGCCCGCGCGATCAGAATAAAGCCACCGACAAACTGGCAAAATCTGCTTCGGACAAATTCGGCTCCCGGTATGAAAAAAAGGAACCGTAA
- the dut gene encoding dUTP diphosphatase yields the protein MKKVKIRILRLKKNIPLPTRATPDSVGFDLHAAEGVVIKARSFGVVSTGIAIELPRGVEGQVRARSGLALRYGIGVLNSPGTIDPDYRGEIKVILFNLSDVDFAIKPKDRIAQIVFSRTVEVEFEENHSLTPTKRGKGGFGHTGR from the coding sequence ATGAAAAAAGTCAAAATTCGGATTTTACGCTTGAAAAAAAACATCCCTTTACCAACGCGCGCAACACCGGACTCGGTCGGATTTGACCTGCACGCCGCAGAAGGAGTCGTCATCAAAGCCCGCAGTTTCGGGGTTGTCAGCACCGGCATCGCCATTGAACTACCCCGGGGCGTTGAAGGTCAGGTTCGCGCCCGCTCCGGACTGGCACTACGCTACGGTATCGGCGTGTTGAACAGCCCGGGAACAATTGACCCTGATTACCGGGGCGAAATCAAGGTCATTCTTTTCAACCTTTCGGATGTCGATTTTGCAATAAAACCCAAGGACCGGATTGCACAGATTGTATTTAGCAGGACGGTTGAAGTTGAATTTGAAGAGAATCACTCACTCACGCCCACGAAACGGGGTAAAGGGGGGTTTGGACACACCGGGCGGTAA
- a CDS encoding glycosyltransferase family 4 protein, with protein sequence MRICLVSSAYRPYISGVGEHVHHLARELQNLGHSVHILTTSYTSFPDNGAFPATRLGKGLLLPFAQGQFTLPFKFNLPLATKKFFAANRFDIVHCHGIFPPELAYWAAHYTKDPLVVTFHTVTPELPNIVCKTVGFLLKKLDRKIKVKIAVSHGCQLWAEKFFTGDFRIIPNGVDIDRFHPDIPPLLNENRPLILFVGRLEKRKGLDTLLRALPEVIRHYPRARLVVVGYGPLKNYYRKVTVDIGVNQAVTFLDAVPNDLLPNYYTSATVYVAPTIGKEAMGIVLIEALSCARPVVASDIPGYNEIVTNGVNGILVPPGNHQALAQAIITVLDSEKLRRQLSCEARARARDFDWKKIGPQVAQVYQEVINR encoded by the coding sequence ATGCGCATCTGCCTTGTATCAAGCGCCTATCGACCTTACATCTCGGGTGTAGGTGAACATGTACACCATCTTGCCCGGGAACTACAAAACCTTGGGCATTCGGTCCACATCTTGACCACCAGTTACACATCGTTCCCGGACAATGGCGCATTCCCCGCCACAAGGCTGGGCAAAGGTTTACTTTTACCATTTGCCCAAGGCCAATTCACTCTGCCTTTCAAATTCAACCTCCCTTTAGCCACTAAAAAATTTTTTGCCGCCAACCGTTTTGACATCGTTCACTGCCACGGGATATTTCCGCCCGAACTGGCATACTGGGCGGCACACTATACGAAAGATCCCCTTGTGGTAACATTTCATACTGTTACCCCGGAATTGCCCAACATTGTGTGTAAAACGGTTGGTTTTCTTCTCAAAAAACTTGACCGCAAAATAAAAGTAAAAATCGCCGTGTCACACGGCTGTCAGCTCTGGGCAGAGAAATTCTTCACCGGTGATTTTCGCATCATCCCCAATGGCGTTGATATTGACCGCTTTCACCCTGACATTCCCCCACTATTAAACGAAAACCGACCGCTAATTTTATTTGTCGGCCGACTGGAAAAACGTAAAGGACTGGACACGTTACTGCGGGCTTTACCGGAAGTCATCAGGCACTATCCCCGTGCCAGACTGGTGGTTGTTGGTTACGGACCGCTTAAAAACTATTACCGAAAAGTCACTGTTGATATCGGCGTCAATCAAGCAGTCACCTTTCTTGATGCTGTACCAAACGACCTGCTTCCTAATTATTACACCAGCGCCACGGTGTATGTGGCTCCGACAATCGGTAAGGAGGCGATGGGCATCGTCCTGATTGAAGCCCTATCCTGCGCTCGGCCTGTTGTTGCCTCTGATATCCCGGGTTATAATGAGATCGTGACCAATGGTGTCAATGGCATCCTTGTGCCCCCGGGTAATCATCAAGCGCTTGCCCAGGCGATAATAACCGTATTGGATTCCGAAAAGTTGCGCAGACAACTGTCCTGTGAAGCTCGCGCCCGTGCCCGAGACTTTGACTGGAAAAAAATTGGCCCGCAAGTAGCGCAGGTCTATCAGGAGGTAATCAACAGATGA
- a CDS encoding glycosyltransferase family 4 protein yields the protein MNRPLRILLVSAAYRPYPSGVSEHTHNLALNLKKAGHEVSILTTKFPQFNYLANETIDEIPVHRFGRAVLVPLNRSYATLPVGLKLPSQIAHFLQSYQFDIVHCQGVFWPEISYWALRYSRSVNLITFLTAGFRLHRAGSTLFQTFFRNQIRKIHGKIAISQRARAAIEPYIPGEYRIIPSGIDLNLFCPPANQNKTERPPTILFLGRLDKRKGIDVLLRALPLIQKSIANIRVTVVGTGIMEKKCRQIIKELGLTETVQLVGAVPRKDLPFYYQNCDVYCAPTLGGETQGIVLLEAMACGTPVVASDIPGYDETVRHNVNGILFPPNDIEALSQSVIKIFTDQELRNRLITAGLETVQYYAWPVIAKKTSDYYYELLDKFRQRLA from the coding sequence ATGAACCGACCGCTGCGAATCCTGCTGGTCTCTGCCGCCTATCGCCCTTATCCATCAGGTGTCAGCGAACATACTCACAACCTTGCTTTGAATTTGAAAAAAGCGGGACACGAGGTTTCCATCCTGACCACAAAGTTTCCCCAGTTCAACTACCTCGCCAATGAAACCATTGATGAAATTCCGGTGCACCGCTTTGGCAGGGCAGTTCTTGTGCCCCTTAACCGTTCCTATGCCACCCTGCCGGTGGGCTTAAAACTCCCTTCCCAGATCGCACACTTTCTCCAATCTTACCAATTTGACATTGTCCACTGCCAGGGTGTTTTCTGGCCGGAAATCTCCTACTGGGCTTTACGCTACAGCCGGAGTGTAAATTTAATAACATTTCTCACCGCCGGCTTTCGCCTGCACCGCGCTGGTAGCACTCTTTTTCAAACCTTTTTCCGCAATCAGATAAGAAAAATTCACGGCAAAATCGCCATATCACAGCGCGCCCGCGCCGCAATTGAACCGTACATCCCCGGTGAATACCGCATCATTCCCTCAGGAATAGACCTTAACCTTTTTTGTCCCCCCGCCAATCAAAATAAAACCGAGCGCCCCCCGACGATACTTTTTCTCGGACGCCTTGACAAAAGAAAAGGGATTGATGTCCTGCTGCGGGCTCTGCCCCTGATTCAAAAGTCCATAGCCAACATCCGCGTTACCGTTGTTGGTACCGGTATAATGGAAAAAAAATGTCGCCAGATAATCAAAGAGCTGGGATTAACCGAAACGGTACAACTGGTGGGCGCGGTACCGAGAAAAGACCTGCCTTTTTACTACCAGAACTGTGATGTTTACTGCGCACCAACACTGGGCGGAGAAACACAGGGCATCGTACTCCTCGAAGCGATGGCGTGCGGCACACCCGTCGTCGCCTCTGACATCCCGGGCTATGACGAAACGGTTCGACATAATGTAAACGGCATCCTGTTTCCCCCCAACGATATTGAAGCACTTTCTCAATCAGTGATAAAAATATTTACAGACCAAGAGCTTAGAAATAGATTAATCACTGCTGGTTTAGAAACCGTTCAGTATTATGCCTGGCCTGTAATTGCAAAAAAAACCAGCGATTATTACTACGAACTACTTGATAAGTTTCGCCAGCGCCTCGCTTAA
- the rsmA gene encoding 16S rRNA (adenine(1518)-N(6)/adenine(1519)-N(6))-dimethyltransferase RsmA, with protein MAGIRPIKSLGQVFLTHGKTADAIVEAIEPKTGDTVLEIGPGKGILTKRLLETGCQVIGVEIDTRLVNLLKTTIGAAPNLTLVNDDFLRFDMGRFSGIKIVGNLPYYLSTEIVLKLLENSSVWKRAVLTTQREFAERVLSKPGTRHYCALSVICSFLCTGRRLFNIPPRFFKPSPGVMSTTFVLSRRSPAIKVADDKWFYQVIQAAFTPQRRKTVLNNICLNLNLNKELAIKAFSQINLNQNVRAEELSLEQFGLLSEALAKLIK; from the coding sequence GTGGCAGGTATCCGTCCCATAAAGTCTTTAGGTCAGGTTTTTTTAACCCACGGTAAAACTGCGGACGCGATTGTTGAGGCAATAGAACCCAAAACAGGGGATACGGTTCTCGAAATTGGGCCCGGAAAAGGGATTTTAACAAAGCGGTTGCTCGAAACGGGGTGTCAGGTAATCGGGGTGGAGATTGACACGCGGTTGGTTAATCTGCTTAAAACGACAATCGGTGCGGCGCCTAATTTGACGCTGGTAAATGACGACTTTCTGCGGTTTGATATGGGGCGGTTTTCTGGGATAAAAATAGTAGGCAATTTACCCTATTACCTATCTACGGAAATCGTTTTGAAACTGCTGGAAAACAGTTCGGTATGGAAGCGCGCGGTGTTGACAACCCAGAGGGAGTTTGCCGAACGGGTTTTAAGTAAACCCGGGACCAGACACTACTGCGCCCTGAGCGTAATCTGTTCTTTTTTGTGCACGGGGCGTCGGTTGTTCAATATCCCACCGAGGTTTTTCAAGCCCAGCCCCGGAGTAATGTCAACAACATTTGTTTTGTCAAGGCGTTCACCAGCGATAAAGGTTGCGGATGATAAATGGTTTTATCAGGTGATTCAAGCCGCTTTTACCCCCCAACGGCGCAAGACCGTCTTGAATAACATCTGTCTCAATCTCAATCTAAATAAAGAACTGGCAATTAAAGCTTTTTCGCAAATCAATCTTAACCAGAATGTCCGGGCCGAAGAGTTGAGTCTGGAGCAGTTTGGTTTATTAAGCGAGGCGCTGGCGAAACTTATCAAGTAG
- a CDS encoding TatD family hydrolase has product MTRKLTPAQRFRSSMARRSKANPDGLFIFDSHCHLTDNQFINDLSEVLKRARQAGVREMLTVSMNVPDSQEAIELCREREGIYCTVGIHPHEADSFRSMDIQSLKDMCIEPQVKAIGETGLDFFRNFSTRANQETAFRAQIELARMLNLPLVIHIRDAAQTAMAVLEEHGYFHGVLHCFSEGRKFAEWAVEKGFYISFSGTLTYGDKKLIEVARAIPQERILVETDAPYLVPEPERGPGKRNEPALIRLTVKALGDILGLTPVEVARVTRNNARRCFQIG; this is encoded by the coding sequence TTGACCAGGAAGTTAACCCCGGCGCAGCGGTTTCGTAGTTCAATGGCACGCCGGAGTAAGGCAAATCCTGATGGTCTCTTTATTTTCGATTCCCACTGCCACTTAACCGACAACCAGTTTATCAACGATTTAAGTGAGGTTTTGAAACGTGCCCGGCAGGCGGGCGTAAGGGAGATGCTAACCGTTAGTATGAATGTCCCTGATAGCCAGGAGGCGATAGAGTTGTGTCGTGAACGAGAGGGAATTTACTGCACCGTAGGAATTCATCCTCATGAGGCGGACTCTTTTCGGAGTATGGATATCCAGAGTCTCAAAGATATGTGTATTGAACCGCAGGTAAAGGCGATAGGTGAAACCGGGCTTGATTTCTTCCGAAACTTCTCTACCAGGGCGAATCAGGAGACGGCGTTTCGTGCCCAGATTGAACTTGCCCGGATGCTCAATTTACCGCTGGTGATTCACATCCGGGATGCAGCGCAGACGGCAATGGCGGTGCTGGAAGAGCACGGTTATTTTCACGGTGTCTTACACTGCTTTTCTGAAGGGAGAAAGTTTGCGGAGTGGGCAGTGGAAAAGGGGTTTTATATTTCATTTTCGGGAACATTGACTTACGGTGATAAGAAGTTGATTGAGGTTGCCCGGGCGATCCCGCAGGAACGTATCCTGGTTGAAACCGATGCCCCGTATCTGGTGCCTGAACCGGAAAGGGGTCCGGGCAAGCGCAATGAGCCAGCGTTGATCAGGCTAACGGTTAAAGCGTTAGGCGACATTCTGGGATTAACACCAGTTGAAGTCGCCCGCGTTACCCGCAATAACGCCCGAAGGTGTTTCCAGATAGGATAA
- a CDS encoding lysophospholipid acyltransferase family protein, producing the protein MKKRNRNAAVTWLMPLGTLIQFMLPRFLTVRIALLLGKVAFRINRRQRRRLMENYRHIFGTDATEKQILHTACRAFENMAIFYADLLRVPVMKKRTALIGELNRKRFDQVLSQGKGAILVTGHIGNWDLAGVFLTALGYPLSAVVEPVPGGWMKTFNRYRKALAMETIPIPERHRIIQALENKRILALVADRDLTGRGIVCPAFDAHRSFPKGPAVYSLRYNIPIVIGYFVRQRRRNKPPYLGVISGPVEFNPTGDIDADIVSLTRIIAQKLNEVIKQYPEQWLVFNAGWQ; encoded by the coding sequence ATGAAAAAAAGGAACCGTAACGCTGCGGTAACATGGCTGATGCCGCTGGGAACACTTATTCAGTTTATGTTGCCCCGTTTTTTAACCGTTCGCATCGCACTGCTTTTGGGAAAGGTTGCCTTCCGGATAAACCGCCGTCAGCGTCGGCGACTTATGGAAAACTATCGCCATATCTTTGGTACTGATGCTACGGAAAAGCAGATTTTGCACACCGCCTGTCGGGCGTTTGAAAATATGGCGATTTTTTACGCCGACCTGCTCCGTGTTCCCGTGATGAAAAAGCGAACCGCCCTCATCGGTGAATTGAACCGCAAGCGGTTTGACCAGGTACTATCTCAGGGTAAAGGTGCGATTCTTGTTACCGGACACATCGGCAACTGGGACCTCGCCGGTGTATTTCTGACCGCGCTCGGCTATCCGCTATCCGCAGTAGTAGAACCGGTGCCGGGTGGCTGGATGAAAACCTTTAATCGTTATCGCAAGGCACTGGCGATGGAGACAATTCCGATTCCGGAACGCCATCGCATCATTCAGGCACTGGAGAATAAACGCATTCTGGCACTCGTTGCCGACCGTGACCTTACCGGACGGGGTATCGTCTGTCCGGCATTTGACGCCCACCGTTCTTTCCCAAAAGGACCGGCGGTTTACTCTCTGCGTTACAACATTCCAATTGTCATCGGCTATTTCGTCCGACAGCGCCGGCGCAATAAACCACCCTATCTCGGCGTAATATCCGGGCCGGTTGAATTCAACCCGACCGGCGACATCGACGCCGACATTGTTTCCCTGACCCGAATCATCGCCCAAAAACTCAACGAAGTCATTAAACAATATCCCGAGCAGTGGCTCGTGTTCAACGCCGGCTGGCAATGA